DNA from Agarilytica rhodophyticola:
TTAACTCTATTATCCCTGCTTTTTGAGGCGTAATGAAGAAACTCTTACGCCTCTTTTTTTGGTATTTAACCAGCCTTTAAAACAATACGCGCATCATTCTAGTAATTAAACCGCCTCGTGCAGCGTGATGCAATTTATCCTGTACTGAAAAGACTAAATCCGCGTAGTCGCCGTCTTCATTCTTGATATGGTTAATAAGCCAGTTTTTAAGCATAGCAAGTAATTCTTCTGTAATATCTTCACCGGCCTCGAATCTGGCAACATATTTATTTATTTTATCGATAAATAATTGATGCACTTTTTTGTGGGGGGCAAGAAAAGGATACCCAGCTTCTTCCATCAATGCTTCTTCATAAGAAAAATGGGAGATTGTATACTCAATTAAATCTGCGATTACTTTACCGGTTTGATCTCTATCTTTTGTGATCTGCACAGTCTGTAGTAAATTAATGTAATCGGCAATTTTTCTATGTTGTTGATCAATAATATGGATATTTGTATTTAGATCGCTTGTCCACTTTAAATACTCAGACATGAGAACAGCCCTACTCAATAATAAAATTTAAGATACCCGATTAGTTTGGCTATTTTTACTACGATGTGTATTGATTCAAATCATCAAACATATAACAGCGGCGCATTTTTCTGCATATTTCTAAATTTTTTTTAAACCACTCACAGAAGAATATTGATTTTTACGTTAAGTGATCTTGTCACAATCCTAATTGTCATTTGATTATGCTTCTTTCTACAAAATTACTTTTAGTGACACGGGGTAGAAATAACTTATGGCTTATCAATAATCA
Protein-coding regions in this window:
- a CDS encoding bacteriohemerythrin; translation: MSEYLKWTSDLNTNIHIIDQQHRKIADYINLLQTVQITKDRDQTGKVIADLIEYTISHFSYEEALMEEAGYPFLAPHKKVHQLFIDKINKYVARFEAGEDITEELLAMLKNWLINHIKNEDGDYADLVFSVQDKLHHAARGGLITRMMRVLF